Proteins from one Caulobacter sp. X genomic window:
- a CDS encoding HEPN/Toprim-associated domain-containing protein, translated as MIHLTLGRITLDWGKNEGFTNHSALFRPGDLTQVPYYYAADEDDPKRTHLPLVTTSDDFSYRLITKMQEGYSAPLSVVARRLLLLGHTDAFCRDEFEALGEMVSCRHDFTFDELTAMLSTADFSTAAFAPDKGSEEFTEFFFDHVLPIAGPDGAGRMFSQSRRDSDIDGLTPYTIIRLLAANPTAQQLPVTWQFADVAEGGWAPRASFDAPLKQSRRFLVVTEGSSDVNILRHGLNLLYPDLADFFDFVDMQEGYPFSGTGNLYNFIRGLISIKIQNNIVVVFDNDNEGVFNWERSSRLNAPPNMRIVKLPDLERFKAFRTLGPSGEHVGDINGTAAAIECYLDVGPAPTIRWTSYDHKRERYQGVIVGKEELQKAFLAQKQVDPDYDYSGLEAILAMLTAECIAITEQEAKAVLAAERFDA; from the coding sequence ATGATTCACCTCACCCTTGGCCGGATCACCCTGGATTGGGGCAAGAACGAGGGGTTCACAAACCATAGCGCCCTGTTCCGGCCAGGCGACCTGACCCAGGTGCCCTACTACTACGCGGCCGATGAGGACGATCCGAAACGCACGCACCTGCCGCTCGTCACGACCTCGGACGACTTCAGCTACCGGCTGATCACGAAGATGCAGGAGGGCTACTCGGCCCCGCTGAGCGTCGTGGCCCGACGCCTGCTTCTCCTAGGCCATACGGACGCCTTCTGTCGCGACGAGTTCGAGGCGCTGGGCGAAATGGTGTCCTGTCGCCACGACTTCACGTTCGACGAGCTGACGGCGATGCTCTCGACAGCGGACTTCAGCACGGCGGCCTTCGCGCCCGATAAGGGTTCGGAAGAGTTCACCGAGTTCTTTTTCGACCATGTCCTGCCGATCGCGGGGCCTGATGGCGCCGGTCGGATGTTCTCTCAAAGCCGTCGAGACAGCGATATCGACGGCTTGACGCCCTACACGATCATCCGGCTGCTAGCCGCCAACCCGACGGCTCAGCAACTACCCGTGACGTGGCAGTTCGCCGATGTCGCCGAAGGGGGCTGGGCGCCGCGCGCGTCGTTTGACGCCCCCTTGAAGCAAAGCCGCCGGTTCCTGGTGGTGACCGAGGGGTCATCCGACGTGAACATCCTCAGGCACGGCCTGAACCTGCTCTATCCGGACTTGGCCGACTTCTTCGATTTCGTCGACATGCAGGAGGGCTACCCGTTCTCCGGCACCGGCAATCTCTACAATTTCATCCGTGGCCTGATCAGCATCAAGATCCAGAACAACATCGTGGTCGTCTTCGACAACGACAACGAAGGCGTGTTCAACTGGGAGCGATCGTCGCGCCTGAACGCGCCGCCGAACATGCGCATCGTCAAGCTGCCCGATCTCGAGCGCTTCAAGGCGTTCCGGACCCTGGGGCCTTCCGGCGAGCATGTCGGCGACATCAACGGCACGGCCGCCGCGATAGAGTGCTACCTCGATGTGGGGCCCGCGCCGACGATCCGCTGGACAAGCTATGACCACAAGCGCGAGCGCTACCAGGGCGTGATCGTGGGCAAGGAAGAACTTCAGAAGGCCTTTCTGGCCCAGAAGCAGGTCGATCCCGACTACGACTACTCTGGCCTGGAAGCGATCTTGGCCATGTTGACGGCTGAATGCATCGCGATCACGGAGCAAGAGGCCAAGGCCGTGTTGGCCGCCGAGCGCTTCGACGCCTGA
- a CDS encoding asparagine synthase-related protein, with product MGYLVLTHAPGRAAEAFEAMVADLTTQSEWTLALKAYALAVFVSGGAPPLVTPIIGLAGVGGVLVGRAFDRAATDRGETAMARLDGLADVDPLEACKVLVQGAWGDYAAVLVPRRVDPPVVLAAPMGALGVFSWRRDEVCLVGSGVPDGLAAPQRLAIDWTLVSDILAEPPRAGAAPPLSGLAWTPPGTCRHGPQGDNLTTLWSPAEFARRRARRPETRSADLAPVLVKVVDACVEAHAHGAERIFCEVSGGLDSSLVATTLATLGRQPVRLANFFRDQAEADERIYAQAVADQIGAPLTELARAPMTMSVESVAFCARSVQPNFNAVDIEYDLLLAGAFEAAQADVMFTGHGGDVVFLQIGAPELAADLLRGEPCEGGRLARLGDIARRTRRSVWSLAWQATTGRPGTGAAEQLISRTTVIRARAQGKGHPWMQDLWGLAPSKRLQVAGLVLSQRVFHETLRGEQLRLANPLLSQPVVEFSLSTPSPLLSSGEGERTLARQAFAHRLPAAIVQRRSKGDISVFFGKSLAASADFLRAFLLDGRLMQEGLLDRNALAAMLEPEALIWRDAYGQILAAAILEAWVRHWEGRIASGFAVPPGSSPKASRKNAKARA from the coding sequence GTGGGCTATCTCGTCCTGACCCATGCGCCGGGTCGCGCCGCCGAAGCTTTCGAAGCCATGGTCGCCGACCTGACCACACAGTCCGAATGGACCCTGGCTTTGAAGGCCTACGCCCTGGCCGTCTTCGTCAGCGGCGGCGCGCCGCCCTTGGTCACACCGATCATCGGCCTAGCCGGCGTCGGTGGCGTGCTGGTCGGCCGAGCCTTCGATCGCGCCGCCACCGACCGCGGCGAGACGGCCATGGCCAGGCTCGACGGGCTGGCCGATGTTGATCCGCTTGAGGCCTGCAAGGTTCTGGTGCAAGGCGCCTGGGGCGACTATGCCGCCGTCCTCGTCCCGCGCCGCGTCGACCCTCCGGTGGTGCTGGCCGCGCCGATGGGCGCGCTTGGCGTCTTCTCCTGGCGGCGTGATGAAGTCTGCCTGGTCGGGTCGGGCGTGCCCGATGGCCTGGCCGCGCCGCAGCGGCTGGCCATCGACTGGACCCTGGTCAGCGACATCCTGGCCGAGCCGCCCAGAGCCGGCGCCGCGCCACCCCTGTCGGGTCTGGCCTGGACGCCGCCGGGTACGTGCCGGCACGGGCCGCAGGGCGACAACCTGACGACATTGTGGTCGCCAGCCGAATTTGCCCGGCGTCGGGCTCGACGACCGGAGACGCGCTCTGCCGACCTGGCGCCGGTGCTGGTGAAGGTGGTTGACGCCTGTGTCGAAGCTCATGCGCATGGCGCAGAGCGGATCTTCTGCGAAGTGTCCGGCGGACTCGACTCGTCCCTGGTCGCCACGACCTTGGCCACGCTCGGCCGCCAGCCCGTGCGCCTGGCCAACTTCTTCCGCGATCAGGCCGAGGCGGACGAGCGCATCTACGCCCAGGCCGTGGCCGACCAAATCGGTGCGCCACTGACAGAGCTGGCGCGCGCACCGATGACCATGAGCGTGGAGAGCGTGGCGTTCTGCGCCCGTTCGGTTCAACCCAACTTCAACGCCGTCGACATCGAGTACGACCTGCTGCTGGCCGGGGCGTTCGAGGCGGCTCAAGCCGACGTCATGTTCACCGGCCACGGCGGGGACGTGGTCTTCCTGCAGATCGGCGCGCCCGAGTTGGCGGCAGACCTTCTGCGGGGCGAGCCGTGCGAGGGTGGCCGCCTCGCACGGCTCGGCGACATCGCCCGGCGAACACGCCGGTCCGTCTGGAGTCTGGCTTGGCAAGCCACTACGGGGCGCCCCGGCACGGGAGCGGCCGAGCAGCTGATCAGCCGCACGACGGTCATTCGGGCGCGGGCGCAAGGCAAGGGGCACCCGTGGATGCAGGATCTGTGGGGGCTGGCGCCCAGTAAGCGCCTGCAGGTCGCCGGGCTGGTGCTCAGCCAGCGGGTCTTTCACGAAACCCTCCGCGGCGAACAGTTGCGCCTCGCAAACCCGTTGCTCAGCCAGCCGGTGGTGGAATTCAGTCTGTCGACGCCATCTCCGCTGCTAAGCTCGGGCGAGGGGGAGCGGACCCTCGCCCGCCAAGCCTTCGCCCATCGTCTGCCAGCCGCGATCGTCCAGCGCCGGTCGAAGGGCGACATCAGCGTGTTCTTCGGCAAGAGCTTAGCGGCGAGCGCCGACTTCCTGCGGGCCTTCCTTCTCGACGGGCGGCTCATGCAGGAAGGGCTTCTGGATCGCAACGCGCTCGCGGCAATGCTCGAACCGGAGGCGCTGATCTGGCGAGACGCTTATGGACAGATCCTCGCGGCCGCGATCCTGGAAGCTTGGGTGCGTCACTGGGAAGGACGGATCGCCTCCGGCTTCGCCGTGCCGCCGGGCTCATCGCCCAAGGCGTCGCGCAAGAATGCAAAGGCGCGCGCATAG
- a CDS encoding DUF736 family protein, with protein MSTIGIFTANADGSFTGDIDTLALKLKKVQIRPVADKASDNHPDYRITCGKANLGAAWLKTSKEGKVYRSVRLDDPSFGRPIDAILIEMDKVETMIWSRSNGSRED; from the coding sequence ATGTCCACCATCGGCATCTTCACCGCCAATGCTGACGGCTCGTTCACGGGCGACATCGACACCCTGGCCCTCAAGCTCAAGAAGGTCCAAATCCGCCCGGTCGCCGACAAGGCCAGCGACAATCACCCGGACTACCGCATCACCTGCGGCAAGGCCAATCTGGGCGCGGCCTGGCTCAAGACCAGCAAGGAAGGCAAGGTCTATCGCTCGGTCCGCCTGGACGATCCCTCGTTCGGCCGCCCGATCGACGCCATCCTGATCGAGATGGACAAGGTCGAGACGATGATCTGGTCGCGCAGCAACGGCTCCAGGGAAGACTAA
- a CDS encoding helix-turn-helix domain-containing protein, which yields MTSEPSPHYVDLHVGARLRLRRKAMGLSQSAVADAVGLTFQQLQKYERGANRISASKLHALAHVLTTSVSWFFDGLPDPVTPDSALNEEGQRASRVVQAFLMSSEGLELAQQWPTLRGPARRQILGLIRAMAEVDDAGEDAAA from the coding sequence GTGACATCCGAACCATCGCCCCACTATGTCGACCTGCACGTCGGCGCGCGTCTGCGCCTGCGCCGTAAGGCGATGGGTCTCAGCCAGTCCGCCGTCGCCGACGCCGTCGGCCTGACCTTCCAGCAGCTGCAGAAGTACGAGCGCGGCGCCAATCGGATCAGCGCCTCGAAGCTTCACGCCCTGGCCCACGTGCTGACGACGTCGGTGAGCTGGTTCTTCGACGGCTTGCCTGACCCGGTGACTCCCGACAGCGCGCTGAACGAAGAGGGGCAGCGGGCCTCGCGCGTGGTCCAGGCGTTCCTGATGTCGTCGGAAGGCCTCGAACTGGCCCAGCAATGGCCGACCCTGCGCGGACCTGCGCGCCGTCAGATCCTGGGGCTGATCCGGGCGATGGCCGAGGTGGACGATGCGGGCGAGGACGCCGCCGCCTAG
- a CDS encoding thermonuclease family protein encodes MTMLAILSAGIIACTAPNVHDGDTLRCGKTSIRLFGVDAPEVRRGKTPAEPLAYDARDLLVSLTRERVGCRVVDQDRYGRQVARCWSSASPDLNAAMIRSGLATEWRAYSKGAYTEAQAEAKAAGRGAWAPGAAPRKAR; translated from the coding sequence ATGACCATGCTCGCCATCTTGTCCGCCGGGATCATCGCCTGCACCGCGCCCAATGTGCATGACGGCGACACCCTGCGCTGTGGCAAGACCTCCATCCGACTGTTCGGTGTCGACGCCCCGGAGGTCCGGCGCGGCAAGACGCCGGCGGAACCGCTGGCCTACGACGCGCGGGACCTCCTCGTCAGCCTCACGCGCGAACGCGTGGGGTGTCGCGTGGTCGACCAGGACCGCTATGGCCGACAGGTGGCGCGCTGCTGGTCGAGCGCCTCGCCCGATCTCAACGCCGCCATGATCCGGTCGGGCCTGGCCACAGAGTGGCGCGCCTACAGCAAGGGCGCCTATACGGAGGCCCAGGCCGAAGCCAAGGCGGCCGGGCGCGGCGCCTGGGCGCCGGGCGCCGCGCCACGCAAGGCGCGCTAG
- a CDS encoding DUF736 domain-containing protein yields MFTIGHFRREGDGFTGRVDTLALDVTVTLTPAEKFSAKAPDYIAHSGTRECGAGWRVSDASGAVVSIKLDDPSWPEPISGRLMAAEDGVLPLVWYRRADPPADKPPPA; encoded by the coding sequence ATGTTCACCATCGGACACTTCCGTCGCGAGGGCGACGGCTTCACCGGACGCGTCGATACCTTGGCGCTCGATGTCACCGTGACCCTGACGCCGGCCGAGAAGTTCTCGGCCAAGGCGCCCGATTACATCGCCCATTCCGGCACGCGCGAATGTGGCGCGGGCTGGCGCGTCAGCGACGCCAGCGGCGCTGTGGTGAGCATCAAGCTCGACGATCCCAGCTGGCCCGAACCGATCAGTGGCCGCCTGATGGCCGCCGAAGACGGCGTGCTGCCGTTGGTCTGGTACCGGCGCGCCGATCCGCCCGCCGACAAGCCGCCGCCGGCTTGA
- a CDS encoding helix-turn-helix transcriptional regulator has product MDGSPLRPLARQARQLAHIVKTLRKERRMTVAEVAEKMGVAPRTYQDFEAGKGELDLYKIRLFASAARNDAIGNILAVTFDDPELAVQTMDNKLLSTFWIAFKEFRDRVGARLTLVPPALFLAAFRRAFEEVEAYLAKRTESTEEWLERAIAEAYRPSPPAPEDPGTS; this is encoded by the coding sequence ATGGACGGGTCGCCGTTAAGACCGCTTGCACGCCAGGCCCGTCAGCTCGCCCACATCGTCAAGACCTTGCGCAAGGAACGGCGCATGACGGTTGCCGAAGTCGCCGAGAAGATGGGCGTGGCCCCACGCACCTACCAGGATTTCGAGGCCGGCAAGGGCGAACTCGATCTCTACAAGATCAGGCTGTTCGCCTCGGCCGCGCGCAACGACGCCATCGGCAACATCCTGGCGGTGACCTTCGACGACCCCGAGCTGGCGGTCCAGACGATGGACAACAAGCTGCTCTCCACCTTCTGGATCGCCTTCAAGGAATTTCGAGATCGGGTCGGGGCGCGGCTGACGCTGGTCCCGCCGGCCCTGTTCCTGGCGGCGTTCAGGCGCGCCTTCGAGGAAGTCGAGGCGTACCTGGCCAAGCGCACCGAAAGCACCGAGGAGTGGCTGGAGCGGGCGATTGCCGAGGCCTACCGCCCCTCGCCGCCCGCTCCCGAAGATCCGGGGACCTCTTAG
- a CDS encoding lasso peptide biosynthesis B2 protein, with amino-acid sequence MGLRLADGVHAVLVGSDLVLFSPRDDAYFCLPLPEGALTLGQRSLRAELPGLGQALVESGLVEAAPEAAPVCGAELVVPSRTARRLVDEQIRSIDRRPRLRHWRALVLAILAARRGRSWSMARLVERHGPAPDRAPSLRLLSDLTVYRRLSPWLPVDGLCLFRSHMLLAYLNALGHGARWMFGVRTWPFRAHCWLQVGDVALDDEAERLCAYAPIMAV; translated from the coding sequence ATGGGGCTGCGTTTGGCCGACGGCGTGCATGCCGTCCTGGTCGGGTCCGACCTTGTGCTCTTCAGTCCGCGTGACGACGCCTACTTCTGCCTGCCCCTTCCCGAGGGCGCGCTGACCCTAGGCCAACGTTCACTGCGCGCTGAGCTACCCGGCCTTGGCCAGGCCTTGGTCGAGTCCGGACTGGTGGAGGCGGCGCCAGAGGCAGCGCCGGTCTGCGGCGCCGAGTTGGTCGTACCGAGCCGCACGGCACGCCGTTTAGTCGATGAACAAATCCGCAGCATCGATCGCCGGCCCAGGCTGCGCCACTGGCGGGCCCTGGTGCTGGCGATACTGGCGGCCCGTCGGGGCAGGTCCTGGTCGATGGCGCGGCTGGTCGAGCGTCACGGTCCAGCCCCGGACCGTGCGCCCTCCTTACGCCTGCTGTCGGATCTGACCGTCTACCGACGACTGTCGCCCTGGCTGCCGGTCGATGGCCTCTGTCTTTTCCGCAGCCATATGCTCCTGGCCTATCTCAACGCTCTGGGGCATGGCGCACGCTGGATGTTCGGGGTGCGGACCTGGCCTTTCCGTGCGCACTGCTGGCTTCAGGTCGGTGACGTCGCTCTCGACGACGAGGCCGAACGCCTCTGCGCCTACGCCCCGATCATGGCGGTCTAG
- a CDS encoding GntR family transcriptional regulator: MAHAGIQTPAPSRGRIRRVGEGGAWKIDDRSPSRLDASSLPEKTPCPPKWESVVGRDRDPFDRTIAFVRERVATLPPLQGAMIPINALAKQLNLSQTPVREALATLAGEGLILRADAGYAGATHDPRSLAGQYDLAELLANRAVQLIGGRPVDLTDAASFEAGVAVIVTAADQAALGEAYRRVAAQLTPFTNAAATVAGDAEVSLEGLVAAFSGQDARKRSQAVRGPLQRRRRFADRILVVALGLRSVRQI; encoded by the coding sequence ATGGCCCACGCGGGCATCCAGACACCCGCACCTTCCAGAGGGCGAATCCGCCGGGTGGGAGAGGGCGGAGCCTGGAAAATCGACGATCGATCGCCGTCGCGCCTCGACGCGTCCAGTCTGCCGGAGAAGACTCCGTGCCCGCCGAAGTGGGAGAGTGTGGTGGGGCGTGACCGGGACCCTTTTGACAGGACGATTGCGTTTGTCCGCGAGCGCGTTGCGACGCTTCCCCCGCTCCAGGGGGCGATGATCCCGATCAACGCGCTGGCCAAGCAATTGAACCTCAGTCAGACGCCCGTGCGCGAAGCGCTCGCGACGCTGGCCGGGGAAGGTCTGATCCTGCGAGCCGATGCGGGCTACGCCGGCGCCACCCATGATCCTCGGTCGCTGGCCGGCCAGTACGATCTGGCCGAGCTTTTGGCCAATCGCGCCGTCCAGCTGATTGGCGGGCGGCCGGTGGACCTTACCGATGCGGCATCTTTCGAGGCCGGTGTCGCTGTCATCGTGACGGCCGCGGACCAGGCGGCGCTGGGGGAGGCCTACCGGCGCGTAGCCGCGCAGTTGACGCCTTTCACCAACGCCGCCGCGACCGTCGCGGGGGACGCAGAGGTCAGTCTCGAGGGCCTGGTGGCGGCATTTTCGGGACAGGACGCTCGCAAACGCAGCCAAGCCGTTCGAGGTCCGCTGCAGCGTCGCCGCAGGTTCGCCGACCGAATTCTCGTCGTGGCTTTGGGCCTCCGCTCAGTCCGCCAAATATAG
- a CDS encoding ParB/RepB/Spo0J family partition protein, which translates to MTTPHSPAAPQEPTPAPKIGGLVVQFGEVRDIPLNRLKASPKNVRKVSHTPTAIESRAASISYKGVLQPLVVEPEIKDGRETGYYLVSAGESRRQALRLLAQRKAVAKGAPVRCVVDTTNDPAEVSLDENFSREMLHPADQYEAFKDQADRKGYSAEEIAARYGIKPDIVRQRLRLGAVAPELLDLYREEVLTLEQVTAFAVNPDTERQLQVYKQMSPHGLQPYAIRRSMTEMKVSADDRRVVFLGLDAYVAAGGPVLRDLFTENNAGWIEDVVLLDRLVAEKLAALAQDIRDREGWKWASAHLEVPHGHGFGRIWEHLLTIVGKDSATMAALQAEEAALTDEWADVEPLPPEVVARFEAIADALESFTDVYGHTPEEKARAGVMVVLTPSGEARIDRGFVRPEDEPAPEEETAEEDADEEAAHPTPEQDRFLDDDQDQDQEGDGEVEAEAEEPAGDPAAPLPERVIAELTAHRTAALRDALAQSPDLAQLAMVHALVSRVFALGAPATCLDIRWGSRNLNDFGEGIEDSPAGLAIAERHQLWARQVPRAPEDIWTFIVGLDGDSRAGLLAHCVSLTVDGVRSWERKDRTVLGHVETLATALDLDMRAYWKPTAVRYLDRVTKAQITAAVADGVSGEAAERLSGMKKPAMVETAEPLLVEAGWLPVLLRTTSAQPAEVGAEPGGEVEPPSQAEATMTGEEDTAAPSTGSEPHGEGEPPLCDLDAVLSDAVVLPDDDEARVEALLTAAE; encoded by the coding sequence ATGACTACCCCTCACAGCCCAGCGGCCCCGCAAGAGCCGACCCCGGCGCCCAAGATCGGCGGTCTCGTCGTCCAGTTCGGCGAGGTGCGGGATATCCCGCTCAATCGCCTGAAGGCCTCGCCCAAGAACGTCCGCAAGGTCAGTCACACCCCGACCGCCATCGAGTCCCGCGCCGCCTCGATCTCCTACAAGGGCGTTCTCCAGCCCCTGGTGGTCGAGCCCGAGATCAAGGACGGCCGCGAAACCGGCTACTATCTCGTCAGCGCCGGGGAGAGCCGCCGTCAGGCCCTGCGCCTGCTGGCCCAGCGCAAGGCCGTGGCCAAGGGCGCGCCGGTGCGGTGCGTGGTCGATACGACCAACGACCCGGCCGAGGTGTCGCTGGATGAGAACTTCAGCCGCGAGATGCTGCACCCGGCCGACCAGTACGAAGCATTCAAGGATCAGGCCGACCGCAAGGGTTACAGCGCCGAGGAGATCGCCGCGCGCTACGGCATCAAGCCCGACATCGTGCGTCAGCGCCTTCGCCTGGGCGCGGTCGCGCCCGAACTGCTGGACCTCTACCGCGAGGAAGTCCTGACGCTGGAGCAGGTGACGGCCTTCGCGGTGAACCCGGACACCGAGCGTCAGCTTCAGGTCTACAAGCAAATGTCGCCGCACGGCCTTCAGCCCTACGCGATCCGTCGCAGCATGACCGAAATGAAGGTTTCGGCCGACGACCGGCGCGTGGTGTTCCTGGGGCTGGACGCCTATGTCGCGGCGGGCGGGCCGGTGCTGCGCGACCTCTTCACCGAGAACAACGCCGGATGGATCGAGGACGTCGTTCTCCTCGATCGGCTGGTCGCTGAAAAGCTCGCGGCCCTGGCGCAGGACATCCGCGACCGCGAGGGCTGGAAGTGGGCCAGCGCTCATCTGGAAGTCCCGCACGGCCACGGGTTCGGGCGCATCTGGGAGCACCTGCTGACCATCGTCGGCAAGGACAGCGCGACCATGGCCGCACTGCAGGCCGAAGAAGCGGCGCTGACCGACGAATGGGCCGATGTCGAACCCCTGCCGCCGGAAGTCGTCGCCCGCTTCGAGGCGATCGCCGACGCCCTGGAAAGCTTCACCGACGTCTACGGCCATACGCCCGAAGAGAAGGCGCGGGCCGGGGTGATGGTGGTGCTGACGCCGTCCGGCGAGGCGCGGATCGACCGAGGCTTCGTGCGCCCCGAAGACGAGCCCGCGCCTGAGGAAGAGACGGCCGAGGAGGACGCGGACGAAGAGGCCGCCCATCCTACCCCCGAGCAGGATCGCTTCCTGGACGACGACCAGGACCAGGACCAGGAAGGCGACGGCGAGGTCGAGGCCGAGGCCGAGGAGCCCGCCGGGGACCCGGCCGCGCCCCTGCCCGAACGGGTGATCGCCGAACTGACCGCCCATCGCACCGCCGCCCTGCGCGACGCCTTGGCCCAGAGCCCCGATCTGGCGCAGCTGGCGATGGTCCACGCGCTGGTCAGCCGGGTGTTCGCCCTGGGCGCCCCGGCGACCTGCCTCGACATTCGGTGGGGCTCGCGCAACCTCAACGACTTCGGCGAGGGGATCGAGGACAGCCCGGCGGGACTGGCCATCGCCGAGCGCCACCAGCTTTGGGCGCGGCAGGTCCCGCGCGCGCCCGAGGACATCTGGACGTTCATCGTCGGCCTCGACGGCGACAGTCGCGCGGGCCTTCTGGCCCACTGCGTGAGCCTGACGGTGGATGGCGTGCGGTCGTGGGAGCGCAAGGACCGGACCGTCCTGGGCCATGTCGAAACCCTGGCCACGGCGCTCGATCTCGACATGCGCGCGTACTGGAAGCCGACCGCCGTCCGCTATCTCGACCGGGTGACCAAGGCCCAGATCACCGCCGCCGTCGCGGACGGCGTGTCGGGCGAGGCGGCCGAGCGCCTCTCCGGCATGAAGAAGCCCGCCATGGTCGAGACGGCCGAACCGCTGCTGGTCGAAGCAGGCTGGCTGCCGGTCCTGCTGCGCACGACCAGCGCACAGCCTGCCGAGGTCGGCGCCGAACCCGGCGGAGAGGTCGAGCCGCCTTCGCAAGCCGAGGCGACCATGACCGGCGAGGAGGACACCGCCGCGCCTTCGACCGGGTCTGAGCCGCATGGCGAGGGCGAGCCGCCGCTCTGCGATCTTGACGCGGTGTTGTCGGACGCGGTGGTCCTGCCCGACGACGACGAGGCCAGGGTGGAGGCCCTGCTGACGGCGGCGGAGTAG